One window of the Halanaerobium saccharolyticum subsp. saccharolyticum DSM 6643 genome contains the following:
- the cysK gene encoding cysteine synthase A: MIFNDVTELIGNTPLVRLNNLVSENEAEVVLKLESFNPGGSIKDRIAFNMITEAEKSGDIKPGGVLVEPTSGNTGIGIAMVGAAKGYKVILTMPESMSEERKQMLKAYGAELILTPASEGMKGSIAKAEKIAAERNGFIPSQFNNPANPDIHRKTTAKEIIRDTNGEIDYFVAGVGTGGTLTGTGEKLKEIINNLKVVAVEPENSAVISGDQAGSHKIQGIGAGFIPEVLKTDVIDRIEKVKNEEAFKTAKNLALKEGILAGISTGAAVAAALKLAKEIDSKQRIVVIAPDTGERYLSTGVFT; this comes from the coding sequence ATGATTTTTAATGATGTAACCGAACTAATAGGTAATACCCCATTAGTTAGATTAAATAACTTGGTTTCTGAAAATGAGGCTGAGGTTGTTTTAAAATTAGAAAGTTTTAATCCAGGCGGTAGTATCAAAGATAGAATTGCTTTTAATATGATAACTGAGGCAGAAAAGTCAGGAGATATTAAACCAGGTGGTGTTCTGGTCGAACCCACTAGTGGTAATACTGGAATTGGCATTGCTATGGTTGGTGCTGCTAAAGGGTATAAGGTAATCTTAACTATGCCAGAATCAATGAGTGAAGAAAGAAAACAAATGCTCAAGGCATATGGAGCAGAATTAATTTTAACCCCCGCTTCCGAAGGAATGAAGGGATCAATCGCCAAAGCAGAAAAGATTGCTGCTGAAAGAAATGGTTTTATTCCATCTCAATTTAATAATCCAGCAAATCCAGATATACATCGCAAAACAACTGCCAAAGAAATAATTAGAGACACCAATGGTGAAATTGATTATTTTGTAGCAGGAGTTGGAACTGGTGGAACTCTAACTGGAACTGGAGAAAAATTAAAAGAAATCATTAATAACCTCAAAGTAGTAGCAGTTGAGCCAGAAAATTCAGCTGTTATATCCGGTGATCAAGCTGGTTCTCATAAGATTCAGGGGATTGGTGCTGGTTTTATACCTGAAGTATTAAAAACTGATGTTATTGATAGAATAGAAAAAGTAAAAAATGAGGAAGCTTTTAAAACAGCTAAGAATTTAGCTCTTAAAGAAGGCATTCTTGCTGGAATTTCAACTGGAGCTGCAGTAGCCGCTGCACTAAAATTAGCTAAAGAAATCGATAGTAAACAAAGGATTGTAGTGATTGCTCCAGATACAGGTGAACGATATTTGAGTACAGGCGTATTCACTTAA
- a CDS encoding DUF362 domain-containing protein codes for MTTKVFRANMKASSGSESLVKKLAKIFYKAGFHKLIDADDFVAIKQHFGEPGNTAFIRPVFTREIVKIAKKLNGKPFLTDANTLYTGERSNSVDHLNAAIANGFSYATVQAPIIIADGLKGKASTEVEVNLKHFEKVKIASEILEADVLISLAHFKGHELSGFGGTFKNIGMGLGSRAGKQMMHSAVLPEITESECIKCMQCVKHCPEDCITINDQESSINHEICIGCGECVVTCPTDAISVEWESTSEGMEERQVEFTYGIVKDRKNVYINFITNVSPDCDCAGWSDRPIVNDIGILASKDPVALEQASLDLVNQAKPKGMLENRDLNPGDNKFKAVHPNTDGGLRQIEYAAEIGMGSREYELIDL; via the coding sequence ATGACAACTAAAGTTTTTCGAGCAAATATGAAGGCATCTTCTGGTAGTGAAAGTCTTGTTAAAAAGCTAGCTAAAATATTCTATAAAGCAGGTTTTCATAAACTAATTGACGCAGATGATTTTGTAGCTATTAAACAGCATTTTGGAGAACCTGGTAATACTGCTTTTATTAGACCAGTATTCACCAGAGAAATTGTAAAAATTGCAAAGAAACTAAATGGTAAACCATTTTTAACTGATGCTAACACACTTTATACTGGTGAGCGTTCTAATTCAGTAGATCATTTAAATGCAGCAATAGCAAATGGCTTTTCTTATGCTACTGTTCAAGCCCCAATTATTATAGCTGATGGATTAAAAGGAAAAGCTTCAACTGAAGTAGAAGTAAATTTAAAGCATTTTGAAAAGGTCAAAATTGCTTCAGAAATTCTTGAAGCTGATGTTTTAATTAGTCTAGCACACTTTAAAGGCCACGAACTATCAGGATTTGGTGGAACTTTTAAAAATATCGGTATGGGGCTCGGAAGCAGAGCAGGAAAACAAATGATGCATTCAGCAGTACTACCAGAAATTACAGAGTCAGAATGTATTAAATGTATGCAGTGTGTAAAACACTGTCCAGAAGATTGTATAACAATAAATGACCAAGAAAGCAGCATTAACCATGAAATCTGTATTGGCTGTGGAGAATGTGTTGTGACCTGCCCAACTGATGCAATTTCAGTAGAATGGGAATCTACTAGTGAAGGTATGGAAGAACGACAGGTTGAATTTACTTACGGAATCGTTAAGGATAGAAAAAATGTATATATCAACTTCATTACTAATGTCTCACCTGATTGTGACTGTGCTGGCTGGAGTGACCGACCAATTGTTAATGATATTGGCATACTTGCTTCTAAAGATCCAGTTGCTTTAGAACAGGCTTCATTAGATTTAGTTAATCAAGCTAAGCCAAAGGGTATGCTCGAAAATCGGGACTTAAATCCCGGGGATAATAAATTTAAGGCAGTTCACCCAAATACCGATGGAGGTTTAAGACAAATTGAATATGCTGCCGAAATTGGAATGGGCAGCAGAGAATATGAATTAATTGACTTATAA
- a CDS encoding EAL and HDOD domain-containing protein, which produces MRKSIAARQPVLDSSQKVIAYEIVFKDSFKEKRKSSMHKLSVEEISNDLEFFEESNLADGKKIFVDFNSELIKKEIAALLSKENIGIEISESGNSALEIVEEIKALKKEGYLIILNNINFSTPENPLLKYADIIKLDYKKSTREKHQKQLKYLKENYSSNLKFIAKNINEPQEFKAAKNAGFDYFQGVFFTKADLIEDGGTPGYKVNYLNVLKELDKEDVDFEKLEKIIKNDISMTFSLLKTINASSYGYNVSSIKQASTLLGVKGLKKWSLIYLVKGLRDDKPDILFVNTLTRAKFAELLAEDFDIAEKSGDLFTMGIFSMMNAFLNKPLADILEEISLTKEIKEALLIREGVMGEILNLIIAFERVKWNQVALIEKKNQLDSKKIYNKYLKAVDFSYETMNILIQK; this is translated from the coding sequence ATGAGAAAATCAATTGCGGCCAGACAGCCAGTACTTGATTCAAGTCAAAAAGTCATTGCTTATGAAATTGTCTTTAAAGATTCCTTTAAAGAAAAAAGAAAATCATCTATGCATAAGCTAAGTGTTGAAGAAATCAGTAATGATCTGGAATTCTTCGAAGAAAGCAACTTAGCTGATGGTAAAAAGATTTTTGTTGATTTTAATTCTGAACTTATCAAAAAAGAAATTGCTGCTCTATTATCAAAAGAAAATATAGGAATTGAAATTTCTGAATCAGGAAACTCAGCCTTAGAAATTGTCGAAGAAATAAAGGCGTTAAAAAAAGAAGGCTATCTCATTATCTTAAATAACATAAATTTTTCTACACCAGAAAACCCTCTATTGAAATATGCTGATATAATTAAGTTAGACTATAAAAAGTCTACTAGAGAAAAACATCAAAAGCAGCTTAAATATTTAAAAGAAAATTACTCTTCTAATCTTAAATTTATAGCTAAAAATATTAATGAGCCTCAAGAATTTAAAGCTGCCAAGAATGCTGGCTTCGACTATTTTCAGGGTGTTTTCTTTACCAAAGCTGATTTAATTGAAGATGGTGGAACACCCGGTTATAAAGTGAATTATCTTAATGTTTTAAAAGAATTAGATAAAGAAGATGTTGATTTTGAAAAACTGGAAAAAATTATTAAAAATGATATATCAATGACATTTAGTCTTTTAAAAACAATCAATGCGTCTTCTTATGGCTATAATGTGTCATCAATTAAACAGGCCTCTACTCTTTTAGGAGTTAAGGGATTAAAAAAATGGAGTTTAATTTATCTGGTTAAAGGCTTAAGAGATGATAAGCCTGATATTCTTTTTGTTAATACTCTAACCAGAGCTAAATTTGCTGAGCTGCTGGCAGAAGATTTTGATATAGCAGAAAAAAGTGGAGATCTATTTACTATGGGTATCTTTTCAATGATGAATGCCTTTTTAAACAAACCTTTGGCAGATATACTTGAAGAAATTTCTTTAACTAAAGAAATAAAAGAAGCCTTGTTAATTCGCGAAGGAGTTATGGGAGAAATTTTGAATTTAATTATAGCTTTCGAAAGAGTTAAATGGAATCAGGTTGCTTTAATTGAAAAGAAAAATCAGCTTGATTCAAAAAAAATATATAATAAATATCTTAAAGCAGTTGATTTTTCCTATGAAACAATGAATATTCTAATTCAAAAGTAA
- a CDS encoding aldo/keto reductase, which translates to MEKRKLGKTGLEVSLLGFGGFHLIEIPADKAADLLDNYLEQGGNYLETAASYGDGESEKKIGEIVKDRRDELVLASKTGVRDAEGAMTEINRSLKNLQTDYLDIIFMHGVKDKADLEEILKPGGSLEAAKEAKQMGKVKHIGITAHGQPDVLIEALKTGEFEVMMTHFNYFDNFNFPKLEDEVLPLAKKKNIGTLCMKPLADGFLWKNVEDAFRYVFSLPVDAVVTGMNNKEMLEMDLKLAEEFEPMSEEEKEELFSNAEELGDYICRQCDSCSVSKEFGENIKEVFKMEGYYDRQMYDGRPRNPADYALRDRLRFWFGDKEMAVERYNELKIKAEDLLKETADFKACKYGLDVKNKLEIVDYKLGESDIMK; encoded by the coding sequence ATGGAAAAAAGGAAACTTGGAAAAACCGGTCTAGAAGTCAGTTTGCTTGGTTTTGGAGGCTTTCATTTAATAGAAATTCCAGCTGATAAAGCGGCTGATCTATTAGACAATTATCTAGAGCAAGGTGGAAATTATTTGGAAACCGCAGCTTCCTATGGTGATGGAGAATCTGAAAAAAAGATTGGTGAAATAGTAAAAGATAGAAGAGATGAGCTTGTTCTAGCAAGCAAAACTGGAGTTAGAGATGCTGAAGGAGCAATGACTGAGATAAATCGCAGTTTAAAAAATTTACAGACTGATTACCTTGATATAATTTTTATGCATGGGGTTAAAGATAAGGCTGATTTAGAAGAAATATTAAAACCAGGTGGATCATTAGAAGCAGCTAAAGAGGCAAAACAAATGGGGAAAGTCAAACATATTGGGATTACGGCTCATGGACAGCCTGATGTTTTAATTGAAGCTTTGAAAACAGGTGAATTTGAGGTAATGATGACTCATTTTAATTATTTTGATAACTTTAACTTCCCCAAGCTAGAAGATGAAGTGCTGCCATTAGCTAAGAAAAAAAATATCGGTACACTCTGTATGAAACCCCTTGCAGATGGATTTTTGTGGAAAAATGTGGAAGATGCGTTTCGTTATGTTTTTTCTTTGCCAGTTGACGCAGTAGTAACAGGTATGAATAACAAAGAAATGCTGGAAATGGATTTGAAATTAGCTGAAGAGTTTGAGCCGATGTCTGAGGAGGAAAAGGAGGAACTATTTTCTAACGCAGAAGAATTAGGTGATTATATTTGTCGTCAATGTGATAGCTGCAGTGTTTCTAAGGAATTTGGCGAGAATATAAAAGAGGTATTTAAAATGGAGGGTTATTATGACCGTCAGATGTATGATGGTAGACCACGCAACCCTGCTGATTATGCTTTAAGGGATCGGCTTCGTTTTTGGTTTGGTGATAAAGAAATGGCAGTTGAAAGATACAATGAATTAAAAATAAAAGCTGAAGACTTATTAAAAGAAACAGCTGATTTTAAAGCCTGCAAATATGGTCTTGATGTAAAAAACAAATTAGAGATAGTAGATTATAAATTAGGTGAAAGCGATATTATGAAATAG
- a CDS encoding Wzz/FepE/Etk N-terminal domain-containing protein, producing MSQKENQRPDYYDEYEIDLREYVLLLWEHKYFIIGLTVLSVLISYVYSANFIIPNYQNSLTVQLSNTKGNYSETESINELLKSDELIVPALKNVDLNSNSINNINTKIISNLRLTEQGMQGAVYGGIISLQAESADQEKLYIALNAIINEFERRSNSYFEEILEEKKRNLTMINNEIENLDKEIDKTNEILNNFQDVSIDKAFIISSVNSKLNILSKTKREYLADYRKLKGEINDHRAFRVLNFPPKKSNKISPNIRLNIAIAAVLGLMLSVFIVFFKKFMKEE from the coding sequence ATGAGTCAGAAAGAAAACCAGAGGCCGGATTATTATGATGAATATGAAATAGATTTAAGAGAATATGTGCTTCTGCTGTGGGAGCATAAATATTTTATAATTGGTTTAACAGTTTTATCAGTGTTGATTTCATATGTTTATTCTGCTAATTTTATTATACCAAACTATCAAAATTCCTTGACAGTACAATTGTCTAACACAAAAGGAAATTATAGTGAAACTGAGTCAATAAATGAATTATTAAAAAGTGATGAATTGATTGTTCCTGCTTTAAAAAATGTTGATTTAAATTCTAACAGTATAAATAATATTAATACTAAAATTATTTCTAACTTGAGATTAACAGAACAAGGAATGCAGGGCGCGGTATATGGGGGTATTATTAGTCTTCAAGCTGAAAGTGCAGATCAAGAAAAATTATATATTGCCTTAAATGCTATTATAAATGAATTTGAAAGAAGATCAAATAGTTATTTTGAAGAAATTTTGGAAGAAAAGAAAAGAAACTTGACTATGATTAATAATGAAATTGAAAACTTAGATAAAGAAATTGATAAAACTAATGAAATTTTAAATAATTTTCAAGATGTTTCAATTGATAAAGCATTCATTATTTCAAGTGTTAATTCTAAATTGAATATTTTGTCAAAAACTAAAAGAGAATATTTGGCTGATTATCGAAAATTAAAAGGAGAAATAAATGATCACAGAGCATTTAGAGTTTTAAACTTCCCTCCAAAAAAATCTAATAAAATTAGTCCTAATATAAGATTAAATATTGCAATTGCAGCAGTTTTAGGATTAATGTTGTCAGTTTTTATAGTATTCTTTAAAAAATTTATGAAAGAAGAATAG
- a CDS encoding alpha-mannosidase has translation MFLKEEKIKRYLKDLKSSLNQKEIASGHLKKYPAKIKEKTLPDFSKLKGEDFKVGTKWGGKDISCWFRTQINVPETWEIEPGNFYLKIIAGRGDSGNLKGSESLLYLNGKVIQGLDCKHSLVKLEKKELENKNLEVVLKAFSGLKEGKQEFKKIALVYRNKNVEKYYYLAETLYQSIKTMPSGNNLREKLLNILNNSLNIIDFRQVKSKKFLQTTASAYQYLQESLAELNTEFNLPKITVVGHSHIDVAWLWKLLHTREKCSRSFSTVLKLMDEYPEYTFVQSSPQLYKFIKEDYPEIYAKIKEKIKEGKWEVTGGMWVEADCNLTSGESLVRQFLHGHQFIKEEFEIDWNILWLPDVFGYSWALPQIIKKSGMKYFMTTKISWNQFNSPEYDTFNWRGIDGTEVLTHFITTPEVNHNESFYTYNGLLNPESVKGIWDNYQQKDINDELLLAYGWGDGGGGPTREMIEAGKNMKKIPGIPEIRFGKAESYFDRLDQRVSSNNNLPVWDGELYLEYHRGTYTSQAEIKKNNRKAEILLHDAEFFNSLASAKNYLEYPELIFNQNWEIVLKNQFHDILPGSSIKEVYQDSAAEYKEVFASTKATLNSSLEKIAAQIKGDQKKLVVFNSLPWQRSDYIEFDGREILLDNIPANGYKSYNIVESNNGLKLEAEIAAKKEADFRERQIQYLKSKSNSNNVGAASKKNLLKLKDDKKMIENRYYRIKFNEQGQIISIFDRQYQREILPEGSKANLLQAFEDRPIRFDAWDIDIYYQEKEYQVNDLKEMKINKFSDRIIVNLDWQLLDSTIKQKMIIYANQRRIDFKTNIDWRQKQILLKTAFPVDLRTTKATYEIQFGNVERNTHWNTSWDYAKFETVGHKWADLSERDYGVSLLNDCKYGYDIKDQTMRLTLIKSGIYPDPEADQGQHSFTYSLYPHGGDWFEGETVKEAYQLNYPLQTVISSISLGEQPQQKSFIEIDAESTILETVKKAEKSEALILRFYEYGNRRETVNVELDFDFKEIKECNLIEEDIAEVKFEADSFEFEIKPYEIKTFKVSS, from the coding sequence ATGTTTTTAAAAGAAGAAAAAATTAAAAGATACTTAAAAGATTTAAAATCTTCACTTAATCAAAAAGAAATAGCTTCTGGACATTTAAAAAAATATCCAGCTAAAATTAAAGAAAAAACATTACCCGATTTTTCAAAACTCAAGGGGGAAGATTTTAAAGTTGGAACAAAATGGGGTGGTAAAGATATCAGCTGTTGGTTTAGAACTCAGATAAATGTACCTGAAACTTGGGAAATAGAGCCGGGAAATTTTTATTTAAAAATTATAGCTGGCAGAGGGGATTCTGGTAATTTAAAAGGGTCTGAATCTCTGCTCTATCTGAATGGTAAAGTTATTCAGGGTCTTGATTGTAAGCATTCTTTAGTTAAATTAGAAAAAAAAGAATTAGAAAACAAGAATTTAGAGGTAGTGCTCAAAGCATTTAGCGGTCTTAAAGAAGGGAAACAAGAATTTAAAAAAATTGCTTTAGTGTATAGAAATAAAAATGTAGAAAAATATTATTATCTGGCTGAGACTCTTTATCAATCTATTAAAACAATGCCTTCTGGAAATAATTTACGCGAAAAACTTTTAAATATTCTTAATAATTCTTTAAACATTATCGATTTTAGGCAAGTTAAATCCAAAAAATTTTTACAGACAACAGCATCAGCCTATCAGTATCTTCAAGAATCGCTGGCTGAGTTAAATACTGAATTTAATTTGCCTAAAATTACTGTAGTTGGTCATTCTCATATTGATGTGGCTTGGCTTTGGAAATTGCTGCATACACGAGAAAAATGTTCTCGCAGCTTTTCAACAGTTTTAAAATTAATGGATGAATATCCAGAATATACTTTTGTCCAGTCAAGTCCCCAATTATATAAATTTATTAAAGAAGACTACCCAGAAATTTATGCCAAAATCAAAGAAAAAATCAAAGAAGGGAAATGGGAAGTTACTGGAGGGATGTGGGTAGAAGCAGATTGTAATCTGACCTCAGGAGAATCTTTAGTTAGACAGTTTTTACACGGCCATCAATTTATTAAAGAGGAATTTGAGATAGATTGGAATATTTTATGGCTGCCGGATGTATTTGGTTATTCTTGGGCTTTACCACAGATAATTAAAAAAAGTGGAATGAAATATTTTATGACAACTAAAATTAGCTGGAATCAATTTAATAGTCCTGAATATGATACTTTTAATTGGAGGGGTATAGATGGAACAGAAGTTTTAACTCATTTTATTACAACACCTGAAGTTAATCATAATGAATCATTTTATACCTATAATGGTTTGTTGAATCCAGAATCAGTTAAAGGAATTTGGGATAATTATCAACAGAAAGATATTAATGATGAACTTCTTTTAGCCTATGGCTGGGGAGATGGTGGGGGTGGGCCTACTAGAGAAATGATTGAAGCAGGAAAAAACATGAAAAAGATACCAGGAATCCCGGAAATAAGATTTGGCAAAGCAGAATCTTATTTTGACAGGCTGGATCAAAGAGTCAGTTCTAACAATAATTTACCTGTTTGGGATGGAGAATTATATTTAGAATACCACCGGGGTACCTACACTTCTCAAGCTGAGATTAAGAAAAATAATAGAAAAGCTGAAATTTTACTCCATGATGCTGAATTTTTTAATTCTTTGGCTTCAGCCAAAAATTATCTAGAATATCCAGAACTGATCTTTAATCAGAACTGGGAAATAGTACTTAAAAATCAATTTCATGATATTCTGCCTGGCTCATCAATTAAAGAAGTTTATCAGGATAGTGCAGCTGAATATAAAGAAGTTTTTGCGAGCACCAAAGCAACCTTAAACTCGAGTTTAGAAAAAATTGCAGCTCAAATCAAAGGTGATCAAAAGAAATTAGTTGTCTTTAATTCTCTACCTTGGCAGCGCTCTGACTATATTGAATTTGATGGTAGAGAAATATTGCTCGATAACATACCTGCCAACGGTTATAAATCATATAATATCGTTGAAAGTAATAATGGTTTAAAACTGGAAGCAGAAATTGCTGCTAAAAAAGAAGCCGATTTTAGAGAAAGACAAATTCAATATTTAAAATCAAAAAGTAATTCTAATAATGTCGGGGCTGCCAGCAAGAAAAATTTGCTTAAACTTAAAGATGATAAAAAAATGATAGAAAACAGATATTATAGGATAAAATTTAATGAGCAGGGGCAGATAATTTCAATTTTTGATCGGCAGTATCAAAGAGAAATACTTCCAGAAGGCAGCAAAGCTAACCTTCTGCAGGCTTTTGAAGATCGCCCAATTCGATTTGATGCCTGGGATATTGATATTTACTATCAGGAAAAAGAGTATCAAGTTAACGATTTAAAAGAAATGAAAATAAATAAATTTTCAGATAGAATAATAGTAAACTTAGATTGGCAACTTTTAGATTCAACTATAAAACAAAAAATGATAATTTATGCCAATCAACGGCGAATCGACTTCAAAACAAATATTGACTGGCGGCAAAAACAAATCCTTCTTAAAACAGCTTTTCCAGTTGACCTTAGAACAACTAAAGCAACATATGAAATTCAATTTGGAAATGTTGAAAGAAATACGCACTGGAATACAAGTTGGGATTATGCTAAATTCGAAACAGTTGGCCATAAATGGGCAGATTTATCGGAGAGAGATTATGGAGTCAGCCTCTTAAATGATTGTAAATATGGTTATGATATTAAAGATCAAACAATGCGTTTAACATTGATTAAATCAGGAATTTATCCAGATCCAGAAGCTGATCAGGGCCAACACAGCTTTACTTATAGTCTTTATCCACATGGTGGGGACTGGTTTGAAGGAGAAACAGTAAAGGAAGCTTATCAGCTGAACTATCCCCTGCAAACAGTAATTTCCTCAATTTCTTTAGGGGAGCAGCCACAGCAGAAGTCATTTATAGAAATTGATGCTGAAAGTACTATTTTAGAAACAGTTAAAAAGGCTGAAAAAAGTGAAGCCCTTATTCTAAGATTTTATGAATATGGAAATAGAAGAGAAACAGTAAATGTTGAGTTAGATTTTGATTTTAAAGAAATAAAAGAGTGTAATTTAATTGAAGAAGATATTGCTGAAGTAAAATTTGAAGCTGATAGTTTTGAATTTGAGATAAAACCTTATGAGATTAAAACTTTTAAGGTTAGTTCGTGA
- a CDS encoding glutamate-cysteine ligase family protein encodes MDYKKQLETLSSYFKNAESKKETHKIGVEFEHLILHEDLTAVSYFEKNGIEKLLEELSKKSDWEKVYEGKHLIGLNSNNKAITLEPGGQLELSIIPFADLKQIETIYLDFIEKLVNILNKWDQKIAVLGYQPHSLINNIPLLPKKRYDFMYKYFKDKGKYAHNMMKGTASVQMSIDYINEEDYIKKMRVGYFISPVIYYLFDNTPFFEGKKADKSSARENIWTNCDSQRSGTINDIFDKKYGYNDYAEYLLKIPPIIKKKNGKLIYTDNKVLKDVMENDKTKEIEHFLSMVFPDVRTQKYIEFRAADALPYPYNFAFITLLKNIFYNQKNLNYLYQRSLKYNQKKFINFKKEMVEDKKSTKRSEFIAEILKKTKNTATKYELDFLKILEASYLKYGPLKFKTLNNLDKGKKEALNWCLLN; translated from the coding sequence ATGGATTATAAAAAACAGCTTGAAACATTAAGCAGTTACTTTAAAAATGCTGAAAGCAAAAAAGAAACTCATAAAATTGGTGTGGAGTTTGAACATTTAATTCTTCATGAAGATTTAACTGCTGTTTCTTATTTTGAAAAAAATGGAATAGAAAAATTACTCGAAGAACTAAGCAAAAAGTCGGATTGGGAAAAAGTTTATGAGGGAAAACATCTAATTGGTTTAAATAGTAATAATAAAGCTATTACTCTTGAACCAGGTGGGCAGTTAGAATTAAGTATTATTCCCTTTGCTGATCTAAAGCAAATAGAAACTATTTATCTTGACTTTATCGAAAAGCTTGTAAATATTTTAAATAAATGGGACCAAAAAATAGCTGTTTTAGGTTATCAACCTCACAGTCTGATTAATAATATTCCACTTTTACCTAAAAAACGTTATGATTTTATGTATAAATATTTTAAAGATAAGGGGAAATATGCTCATAATATGATGAAGGGAACTGCTTCAGTCCAAATGAGCATTGATTATATTAATGAAGAAGATTATATTAAAAAGATGAGAGTTGGATATTTTATCTCTCCTGTAATTTATTATCTTTTTGACAACACACCTTTTTTTGAAGGTAAAAAAGCAGATAAATCAAGTGCTAGAGAAAATATTTGGACTAACTGTGACAGCCAGAGATCAGGAACTATTAATGATATATTTGATAAAAAATATGGCTATAATGATTATGCAGAATATCTTTTAAAAATACCTCCTATTATAAAAAAGAAAAATGGGAAACTAATTTATACAGATAATAAAGTTCTAAAAGATGTAATGGAGAATGATAAAACCAAAGAAATTGAACACTTTCTATCTATGGTTTTTCCTGATGTAAGAACCCAAAAATACATAGAGTTTAGAGCAGCTGATGCTCTTCCTTATCCCTATAATTTTGCTTTTATAACTTTATTAAAAAATATATTTTATAATCAGAAGAATTTAAATTATTTATATCAACGCTCTTTGAAATATAACCAAAAAAAGTTTATAAATTTTAAAAAGGAAATGGTTGAAGATAAAAAAAGTACTAAAAGAAGTGAATTCATAGCAGAGATTTTAAAAAAGACAAAGAATACCGCTACTAAGTATGAATTAGACTTTCTGAAAATATTAGAGGCAAGTTATTTGAAATATGGTCCACTTAAATTTAAGACTTTAAATAATTTAGACAAAGGAAAAAAAGAAGCGCTTAACTGGTGTTTATTAAACTAA
- a CDS encoding phage holin family protein produces the protein MTHFFAKVFSTMVALLVAAYLLPGITVTGIWTGFFAAIVLGFVNGFIRPIFTILTIPFTILTFGLFLLVINAIMISLTSVLVPGFIVNGFLSAILASIIISFVSSILHSMFEE, from the coding sequence ATGACACATTTTTTTGCTAAAGTGTTTTCAACAATGGTTGCTTTGTTAGTGGCGGCTTATCTTTTGCCTGGAATAACTGTAACAGGTATTTGGACAGGTTTTTTTGCAGCAATCGTTTTAGGATTTGTTAATGGTTTTATCAGACCAATTTTTACAATTTTAACTATACCCTTTACTATATTAACTTTTGGACTTTTTTTACTGGTGATTAATGCAATTATGATATCTTTAACTTCAGTACTTGTACCTGGTTTTATAGTAAATGGATTCCTATCTGCTATTCTAGCGTCAATAATTATTAGTTTTGTTTCCAGTATCTTGCACAGTATGTTTGAAGAGTAA